A window of Actinomadura viridis genomic DNA:
GGCGCGGCGGCCATCGCCAAGACCGACCCGGCCGACGCGGACGGCCTGCGCGGCGTGGTGATCAACACGGCCTCGGTCGCCGCCCTGGAAGGCCAGACCGGGCAGGTCGCCTACTCCGCCTCCAAGGGCGGCATCGTCGGCATGACCCTGCCGGCCGCCCGCGACCTGGCCGCCATCGGCGTCCGGGTCAACACCGTCTGCCCGGGCATCATCGACACCCCCATCTACGGCGAGGGCGAGGCCGCCGAGGCGTTCAAGGCCAAACTGGCCGCGCCGGTGCCCTTCCCCAAGCGCATGGGCAGGGCGTCGGAGTTCGCCCACCTGGTGAAGTCCCTGATCGAGAACGACTACATGAACGGTGAGACCATCCGTTTCGACGGTGGCATCCGCTTCCAGCCGAAGTGAGGCCTGACATGTCCGAAGCTGTTCTCACCGAGGAGGACGGCGCCGTCCTCGTCATCACGATCAACCGCCCCGAGGCCAGGAACGCCGTCAACGGCGACGTGGCGCGGGGCATCGCGGCGGCGCTGGACGAGCTGGACTCGCGCAAGGACCTGTCCATCGGCGTGCTGACCGGCGCCGGCGGCACGTTCTGCGCGGGCATGGACCTCAAGGGCTTCCTCACGGGCGACAACCCGATCGTCGAGGGCCGCGGGTTCGCCGGGATCGTCGAGCGCCCGTCGGCCAAGCCGCTGATCGCCGCGATCGAGGGCTACGCGCTGGCCGGCGGCTGCGAGGTCGCGCTGAGCTGCGACATGATCGTGGCGGCCCGGGACGCCCAGTTCGGGCTGCCCGAGCCCAAGCGCGGGCTGGTCGCGGCCGGCGGCGGGCTGCTGCGGCTGCCGCAGCGGATCCCGTTCCACATCGCCATGGAGATCGCGCTCACCGGCGACAAGTACCCGGCGGACCGGATGGCCGAGCTGGGCTTCGTCAACCGGCTCGCCGAGCCGGGCCAGGCCCTGGCCGCGGCCAAGGAACTGGCCCTCAAGGTGGCCGAGAACGCGCCGCTGGCCCTGGCCGCCACCAAGAAGGTCATCGTCGAGTCCGCCGACTGGGACTCCACCGAGGCGTGGAAGAAGCAGAACGAGATCACCCTGCCCGTCTTCACCTCCAAGGACGCCCAGGAGGGCCCGGCCGCCTTCGCCGAGAAGCGCAAGCCGGTCTGGAAGGGCGAGTGACCACCTGTGCCCACGGGTGACCGCGGACCGGGGAGCGGGCGGGAGACCGCCCCCGGCCCGCGGCTCTCGTCCCGGTGCCGGGACAGGGTGGCGTTCTGGATGTAATCTGATCGCGTCGGCGCGTGGGGAAGCGCGTTCGGCCGCGCGGCCCGTCCTCTCCGGAGGGCGGGCCGCTTCGCGTGGCGGGACCTCTCCGCGGGCGCGGCCCGGCAGGTAAGGCTCAGGGGGCGTTCAGCGGGCCTTCAGGAACGGGTGGCAGCCTGGGATGATGGCGGAGGGGGAATCGACCTTGGTGGAACGCACGGTCCAGGCCGGCAGGGCTTCCGAAGGGCTGCTGCTCGTCGTCGAGGACGAGCCGAACATCCTGGAGCTGCTCG
This region includes:
- a CDS encoding crotonase/enoyl-CoA hydratase family protein, with translation MSEAVLTEEDGAVLVITINRPEARNAVNGDVARGIAAALDELDSRKDLSIGVLTGAGGTFCAGMDLKGFLTGDNPIVEGRGFAGIVERPSAKPLIAAIEGYALAGGCEVALSCDMIVAARDAQFGLPEPKRGLVAAGGGLLRLPQRIPFHIAMEIALTGDKYPADRMAELGFVNRLAEPGQALAAAKELALKVAENAPLALAATKKVIVESADWDSTEAWKKQNEITLPVFTSKDAQEGPAAFAEKRKPVWKGE
- a CDS encoding SDR family oxidoreductase; the protein is MDLNGVSAVVSGGASGLGEATVRALAADGVKVVVADLNEDKGKALAEEVGGVFVKTDVTDEAQVQAAVQAAVDTGAPLRVVVNSAGIGWASRTVGRDGTPHDLGQFETVIKVNLIGTFNLMRIGAAAIAKTDPADADGLRGVVINTASVAALEGQTGQVAYSASKGGIVGMTLPAARDLAAIGVRVNTVCPGIIDTPIYGEGEAAEAFKAKLAAPVPFPKRMGRASEFAHLVKSLIENDYMNGETIRFDGGIRFQPK